The following DNA comes from Anopheles coustani chromosome 2, idAnoCousDA_361_x.2, whole genome shotgun sequence.
ATCAATGGCCCGCACAGTCCGACAGAGCGATGACGACGAGCTGACCGAGCGGCTAACGGGATGCGGGGCTACCGCGTGCTGTAACCCGTCCTCATTCCTGCACCGCTTCCAAGCCCTTATCTTGATGTGTCTTGTCGGTTTCGGTGAGTGAGACGcgcaattttccaccgcaaTGACTCCGACCTGATTCCACAGCTGACCGTTTGCGATTGCGATTGTCTATTCtactgtttgttttggaatggCGCGCTGGCACGGGCACGATAAGCCCTCTTCCAATTAATATGTAACGCTGTTTGTGGATGTGTGTCGGACGTTCGCATTGCGGCCCCCCACCGGTGGTCGCGTGCTGCCAGTGGGTCATTTTATCAACACCCAGAGTGGAGAGACGAACTTTAACCTTACCTCTCATGTAtgcaaatttccttttttaccaACAGGGTCGTATTTCTGTTACGACAATCCGGGCGCTTTGCAGGATACGTTTAAATCGGATCTCAACCTCACGACAACTCAGTTCGTATGGCTCTATTCCATCTATTCGTGGCCGAACGTGATCCTCTGTTTTATCGGAGGCTTTCTGATGGATCGTGTGTTTGGCATTCGCCTTGGCACTATCATCTACATGTTTATTCTGCTAATCGGACAGCTGATCTTCGCGATGGGAGCCACTATCAACATGTTCTGGTTGATGCTTGTCGGACGTTTTATGTTTGGGTAAGACTAATGCATCCTGAATTCTGTTGATAGTCTAATGGTGATTGTTTCTACTTTCTTTTACTCGCAGCATTGGAGCAGAATCGTTAGCCGTGGCTCAGAACAGCTACGCTGTGTTGTGGTTCAAGGGGAAAGAGCTGAACATGGTTTTCGGATTGCAGCTGTCGTTTGCCCGGGTTGGAAGCACCGTGAACTTTCTTGTGATGGTCCCCATCTACAAGTACGTCAAGAGCTTGGGCTACCAGGGACACATGTGCACAGGTGTGGTCCTCCTTCTAGCCACCTTGACCTGTGTGATGTCCATGATGTGTGCCCTCATACTCGGCTGGATGGATCGTCGTGCCGCGCGCATTTTGAAGCGCAACGATTCGGCTCCGGGAGGGGAAGTGGCCAAACTGTCGGATGTGGGTACCTTTAAGGTGTCCTTCTGGATGGTGACAGTGATCTGTGTGGCATACTATGTGGCCATCTTCCCTTTCATCGCCCTCGGAAAGGTGTTCTTTATGCGCAAATTTGACTTTACATCCGAAGACGCAAACACGGTCAATTCGATCGTGTACATTATTGCCGCCGTCGCAAGCCCTTTGTTTGGTCTGCTAGTGGACCGTACTGGCCGGAATATTCTGTGGGTCTTTTTATCCATCATTGTGACAACCGTGGCACATGGAATGCTTGCTTTCAGTTACCTGAACCCGTACATTGGCATGATTACGATGGGAATGGCTTATTCGATGCTCGCCTCCAGTCTGTGGCCGTTGGTAGCGCTCATCGTACCAGAGTATCAACTCGGAACGGCATATGGCATGTACGTCTCaacacacatccacacacgcgtttttaataattttgttccATCACTAATCGTCGTTTTATTTCTCCAACCAGCTGTCAGTCGGTGCAGAATCTTGGTCTGGCGGTTATCTCAATTATTTCCGGCATGATCGTCGACAAGGGCGGATTCTTTATGCtggaaattttcttcattGGCTGGCTGATTGGTGAGATACCCTTAGTTAAAATGTGTGCAAAGAAATAAGGCTGTAATTGTTTCATTCGTCTCATTTCATACAGTTTCCCTTTTGGCAACGATTGTTATGTGGTTGTACGACTCCAGCAACGATGGTATTTTGAACATGAGTCCAGCTGCTCGGCTTTACGCCAGAAAAGAGTAAGAAAGTCTAGCACACAAGGTCTAgcttttgttttacctttcgGTCTCTATTATTGATATCTCCTTGGCAGATTGAACGACGCTTCTGGTATGTCTAGTGACAACATGGACGGTGGACAGGATAGAGAGCATCGC
Coding sequences within:
- the LOC131262217 gene encoding major facilitator superfamily domain-containing protein 1-like, with the translated sequence MPRQYDEDEARRPILQPDTDTDEPSGSMARTVRQSDDDELTERLTGCGATACCNPSSFLHRFQALILMCLVGFGSYFCYDNPGALQDTFKSDLNLTTTQFVWLYSIYSWPNVILCFIGGFLMDRVFGIRLGTIIYMFILLIGQLIFAMGATINMFWLMLVGRFMFGIGAESLAVAQNSYAVLWFKGKELNMVFGLQLSFARVGSTVNFLVMVPIYKYVKSLGYQGHMCTGVVLLLATLTCVMSMMCALILGWMDRRAARILKRNDSAPGGEVAKLSDVGTFKVSFWMVTVICVAYYVAIFPFIALGKVFFMRKFDFTSEDANTVNSIVYIIAAVASPLFGLLVDRTGRNILWVFLSIIVTTVAHGMLAFSYLNPYIGMITMGMAYSMLASSLWPLVALIVPEYQLGTAYGICQSVQNLGLAVISIISGMIVDKGGFFMLEIFFIGWLIVSLLATIVMWLYDSSNDGILNMSPAARLYARKELNDASGMSSDNMDGGQDREHRSHDPESIRNRYVNRVLDNTPTQSDTEPLAE